One genomic window of uncultured Erythrobacter sp. includes the following:
- a CDS encoding NADP-dependent isocitrate dehydrogenase codes for MQKIKVANPVVELDGDEMTRIIWQWIRERLILPYLDIDLKYYDLSIENRDATDDQVTVDSANAIKQYGVGVKCATITPDEQRVEEFGLKKMWKSPNGTIRNILGGVVFREPIVIDNVPRLVPGWTDPIVVGRHAFGDQYKATDTLIPGPGKLRLVFDGDDGTKIDLDVFDFPSAGVAMAMYNLDDSIRDFARASFNYGLNLGWPVYLSTKNTILKAYDGRFKDLFQEVFDTEGFAEQFKAAGIVYEHRLIDDMVASALKWSGKFVWACKNYDGDVQSDTVAQGFGSLGLMTSVLLSPDGKTVEAEAAHGTVTRHYRQHQQGKSTSTNPIASIFAWTRGLMYRGKFDGTPEVVKFAETLERVCVQTVENGHMTKDLALLIGPGQAWQTTEQFFETVAQNLEKEMASWA; via the coding sequence ATGCAGAAAATCAAAGTCGCCAACCCCGTCGTCGAGCTCGATGGCGACGAGATGACGCGCATCATCTGGCAATGGATCCGCGAACGGCTGATCCTGCCCTACCTCGACATTGACCTGAAGTATTACGACCTCTCGATTGAGAACCGCGATGCGACCGACGATCAGGTAACGGTCGATTCCGCCAACGCGATCAAGCAATATGGCGTGGGCGTGAAGTGCGCGACCATCACGCCTGATGAACAGCGGGTCGAGGAATTCGGCCTCAAGAAGATGTGGAAGAGCCCCAACGGCACGATCCGCAACATTCTGGGCGGTGTGGTCTTCCGCGAACCGATCGTGATCGACAACGTGCCGCGTCTGGTGCCGGGCTGGACCGATCCCATTGTGGTCGGCCGTCATGCTTTCGGCGACCAATACAAGGCGACCGACACCCTGATCCCCGGCCCCGGCAAGCTGCGCCTGGTGTTCGATGGCGATGATGGCACCAAGATCGATCTCGACGTGTTCGACTTCCCCAGCGCCGGTGTGGCGATGGCGATGTACAACCTCGACGATTCGATCCGCGATTTCGCCCGCGCCAGCTTCAACTACGGCCTCAACCTCGGCTGGCCGGTGTACCTCAGCACCAAGAACACCATCCTCAAGGCCTATGACGGGCGCTTCAAGGACCTGTTCCAGGAAGTGTTCGACACCGAAGGCTTTGCCGAGCAGTTCAAGGCCGCCGGTATCGTCTACGAACACCGCCTGATCGACGATATGGTCGCCTCGGCGCTCAAGTGGTCGGGCAAGTTCGTCTGGGCGTGCAAGAACTACGATGGCGACGTGCAGTCGGATACCGTGGCGCAGGGCTTCGGTTCGCTGGGCCTGATGACCTCCGTGCTGCTCTCGCCCGATGGCAAGACGGTCGAAGCCGAAGCCGCGCATGGTACCGTGACCCGCCACTACCGTCAGCACCAGCAGGGCAAGTCGACCTCGACCAACCCGATCGCATCGATCTTCGCCTGGACCCGCGGCCTCATGTATCGCGGCAAGTTCGACGGGACGCCCGAAGTGGTGAAGTTCGCCGAAACGCTGGAGCGCGTCTGCGTCCAGACGGTCGAAAATGGCCACATGACCAAGGATCTGGCTCTGCTGATCGGCCCCGGTCAGGCATGGCAGACCACCGAGCAGTTCTTCGAGACGGTGGCGCAGAATCTCGAAAAGGAAATGGCCAGCTGGGCCTGA
- a CDS encoding bifunctional GNAT family N-acetyltransferase/carbon-nitrogen hydrolase family protein, with protein sequence MASRSTARLEIRQAKLKDVRAIGELVRRAYDDLPAYTQGEIRGQINNYPEGCFVALFDGAVVGYCASMRLDERVALSDHTWDEVTGNGFGSRHDPTGDWLYGYELCVDPAVRGTRLGRRLYEERRALAERLDLTGIVFGGRMPGYARAKRRKANRADTPQEYLDLVIESKIHDPVLRFQLANGFEAAGIMPKYLPEDKASRGNAVRMIWRNPYVDGDAPPKHRLPRDVESVRIATCQLQSRAVSGFDEFMKQIEYFVDVAADYEADFIVFPEMFTVMLLSAEPKELTPLEAIETLSDYTPRIRQRLSEMALAFNINIIGGSHPTRMPDGDIHNVAYVCLRDGSIHAQEKIHPTPNEAYWWNIKGGDSIDAIPTDCGPIGVLICYDSEFPELARRLVDEGARIIFVPFCTDSRQGYMRVRYCSQARAIENQCFVVMSGNVGNLPNVANMDIQYAQSCILTPCDFPFARDGIAAEASENVETLTISDVNLADLSWARAEGTVQNLADRRFDLYRIEWDKRVGNIKDPLGEQHVTGQKQPIGPHGAGGG encoded by the coding sequence ATGGCAAGCCGATCAACCGCACGTCTGGAAATCCGCCAGGCCAAACTGAAAGACGTGCGGGCGATCGGCGAGCTGGTGCGCCGTGCCTATGATGATCTGCCCGCCTATACGCAGGGCGAAATCCGCGGACAGATCAACAACTACCCCGAAGGCTGCTTTGTCGCGCTGTTCGATGGCGCGGTGGTGGGATACTGCGCCTCAATGCGGCTCGACGAGCGCGTGGCGCTGTCTGATCACACCTGGGACGAAGTGACCGGCAACGGCTTCGGCAGCCGCCACGATCCGACCGGCGACTGGCTTTACGGGTACGAGCTGTGCGTCGATCCGGCGGTGCGCGGCACCCGGCTGGGGCGCAGGCTCTACGAAGAACGTCGCGCCTTGGCGGAACGGCTTGATCTCACAGGGATCGTGTTCGGCGGCCGGATGCCCGGATATGCCCGCGCCAAGCGTCGCAAGGCCAACCGAGCGGATACGCCGCAGGAATATCTCGACCTCGTGATCGAGAGCAAGATCCACGATCCGGTGCTCCGCTTCCAGCTCGCCAACGGGTTCGAAGCAGCAGGCATCATGCCCAAATACCTGCCCGAGGATAAAGCCAGCCGCGGCAATGCCGTGCGGATGATCTGGCGCAACCCTTACGTGGATGGCGATGCCCCGCCCAAACACCGCCTGCCGCGCGATGTCGAAAGCGTGCGGATCGCGACCTGCCAGCTGCAATCGCGCGCGGTCTCCGGCTTCGATGAATTCATGAAGCAGATCGAGTATTTCGTCGATGTGGCTGCCGATTACGAAGCGGACTTCATCGTCTTCCCCGAGATGTTCACGGTGATGCTGCTCTCGGCCGAGCCGAAGGAACTCACCCCGCTCGAAGCCATCGAGACGCTGAGCGATTACACCCCGCGCATCCGCCAGCGCCTTTCCGAAATGGCGCTCGCCTTCAACATCAACATTATCGGCGGATCGCACCCGACCCGGATGCCTGATGGCGACATTCACAATGTCGCCTATGTCTGCCTGCGTGACGGATCGATCCACGCGCAGGAGAAGATCCACCCCACCCCCAACGAAGCCTATTGGTGGAACATCAAGGGCGGCGATTCCATCGACGCGATCCCCACCGACTGCGGCCCGATTGGCGTGCTGATCTGTTACGACAGCGAATTCCCCGAACTCGCCCGGCGCTTGGTCGATGAAGGCGCGCGGATCATCTTCGTGCCGTTCTGCACCGACAGTCGCCAAGGCTATATGCGGGTGCGTTACTGTTCGCAGGCGCGCGCGATCGAGAACCAGTGTTTTGTCGTCATGAGCGGCAATGTCGGCAACCTGCCCAATGTCGCCAACATGGACATTCAATACGCCCAGTCCTGCATCCTCACCCCCTGCGACTTCCCCTTCGCGCGTGACGGGATCGCGGCCGAAGCGTCCGAGAATGTAGAGACCCTGACGATCAGCGACGTCAACCTCGCCGATCTGAGCTGGGCACGCGCCGAAGGCACCGTGCAGAACCTCGCCGACCGCCGCTTCGATCTCTACCGGATCGAGTGGGACAAGCGCGTCGGCAACATCAAGGATCCGCTGGGCGAGCAGCACGTCACCGGACAGAAGCAGCCAATCGGACCGCACGGCGCAGGCGGTGGATGA
- a CDS encoding cation:proton antiporter — MAGELTLSPFLSDALVILGAAGIVIPVFARFRITPIIGFILIGVLVGPFGLGSLVERIPWLYYVTISDPERLTPFADFGIVLLLFAIGLELSFNRLWAMRKLVFGLGALELLIIGSSLAVFLGLAGSMSPAGALALGFALAFSSTAIVLPISGTRTPVGRAALSMLLFEDIMIVPIIFILGALAPNASDDGWGGIIETLWQGGLVIAVLLIVGRFALPRLFAQAARTKNPELFLAASLLVVIGASLATALVGLSPIVGALIAGLLIAETEYHTEVEQIMEPFKGLALGVFLITVGMSINLFDIGAQIGEIALAVVGVLVFKAAVTGVLLRLMGARRSTAAETGVLMASPSETTLIVLAAATSALVIDMETARFWQTVTAIGLTITPLLAKLGAMIARRVDGVAAIGGTDDSDDIRTIIVGGGRVGRLVADMMQTHGKPYVMIDSNPDLIADAKRDGYRAIFGDAARGDTLARLGVEVAPAVVLTMDEPVLAQRLVTKLRQTYPDLLIVARARDTDHAAAMYRAGASHAVPETLESSLQLSEAVLVDIGVAMGPVIASIHAKRDEFREQLERDGGLSEKPKLRTSNSAPA, encoded by the coding sequence GTGGCTGGCGAACTGACCCTCTCTCCCTTTCTGTCCGATGCGCTGGTGATCCTCGGCGCGGCAGGAATCGTGATTCCGGTGTTCGCCCGCTTCCGGATCACGCCGATCATCGGTTTCATCCTGATCGGGGTGCTGGTCGGCCCGTTCGGCCTCGGCTCGCTGGTCGAGCGAATACCCTGGCTCTATTACGTCACCATCAGCGATCCCGAACGGCTCACGCCCTTCGCGGATTTCGGCATCGTGTTGCTGCTGTTCGCCATCGGGCTGGAACTGAGCTTCAACCGCTTATGGGCGATGCGCAAACTGGTGTTCGGGCTTGGCGCGCTGGAACTGCTGATCATCGGATCGTCGCTGGCAGTTTTCCTCGGGCTGGCAGGCAGCATGAGCCCCGCTGGCGCGCTGGCGCTTGGTTTTGCGCTCGCCTTCTCCTCGACCGCGATTGTGCTGCCGATTTCCGGTACCCGCACGCCGGTCGGTCGCGCCGCGCTATCCATGCTGCTGTTCGAGGATATCATGATCGTCCCGATCATCTTCATCCTCGGCGCATTGGCGCCCAATGCGTCGGATGATGGCTGGGGCGGCATCATTGAGACCTTGTGGCAGGGCGGGCTGGTGATCGCTGTGCTGCTGATCGTCGGCCGGTTCGCCCTCCCCCGCCTGTTCGCGCAGGCTGCGCGGACCAAGAACCCCGAACTGTTCCTTGCCGCCTCGCTGCTGGTGGTGATCGGCGCGAGCCTTGCGACGGCGCTGGTCGGCCTCTCGCCCATCGTCGGCGCGCTGATCGCTGGCCTGCTGATCGCCGAGACCGAGTATCACACCGAGGTCGAGCAGATCATGGAGCCGTTCAAGGGCCTCGCGCTCGGCGTGTTCCTGATCACGGTCGGCATGAGCATCAACCTGTTCGATATCGGCGCGCAAATCGGCGAGATTGCACTCGCGGTGGTCGGCGTGCTGGTGTTCAAGGCGGCGGTCACCGGCGTGTTGCTCCGCCTGATGGGCGCGCGGCGCAGCACGGCCGCGGAAACCGGCGTACTGATGGCCTCGCCGTCGGAAACCACGCTGATCGTGCTCGCCGCCGCTACCAGCGCGCTGGTGATTGACATGGAGACGGCGCGTTTCTGGCAGACCGTCACCGCCATCGGCCTCACCATCACGCCGCTGCTGGCGAAGCTTGGCGCGATGATCGCGCGCCGGGTGGACGGGGTCGCCGCGATCGGCGGCACGGATGACAGCGACGATATCCGCACCATCATCGTTGGCGGCGGCCGTGTGGGTCGGTTGGTGGCTGACATGATGCAGACCCACGGCAAGCCCTATGTGATGATCGATTCCAACCCCGACCTCATCGCCGATGCGAAGCGCGACGGCTATCGCGCGATCTTCGGCGATGCCGCCCGCGGTGATACGCTGGCCCGGCTCGGGGTCGAGGTCGCTCCCGCCGTTGTGTTGACGATGGACGAGCCGGTGCTGGCCCAGCGGCTGGTCACGAAACTGCGGCAGACCTATCCCGACTTGCTGATCGTCGCCCGCGCCCGCGACACGGACCATGCCGCAGCCATGTACCGCGCCGGAGCGAGCCATGCGGTGCCTGAAACGCTGGAAAGTTCGCTCCAGCTATCCGAGGCCGTGCTGGTCGATATCGGGGTCGCGATGGGCCCGGTGATCGCCTCGATCCACGCCAAGCGCGACGAGTTCCGCGAACAGCTCGAACGCGACGGGGGCTTGAGCGAAAAGCCAAAGCTGCGAACGTCGAACAGCGCGCCGGCTTAG
- a CDS encoding energy transducer TonB yields the protein MTLRGASPLAAVLACVQALPAVAQNHAAIIFGGDVFDVTGAGVLDLGILDEALMPYRRAFDQGRERLGVELTINAADTVQDCRVDANAKLAPAGKALCAQALRVGLFRPYPGMVLDYTSATYRLSIRSHTGQPIKGEATFKVSTAYPFDGQPVTFGSYVIPPENERLTLADLQYRSMEYPRDALQNDIEAQVIVAVTFDEQGRVTTCRPVRSSNTARIAYDTCLAARRGFSLRKAPDARPYVWVTHWRLAED from the coding sequence ATGACGCTTCGCGGTGCTAGCCCCTTGGCGGCGGTGCTTGCTTGTGTGCAAGCCTTGCCCGCCGTAGCGCAGAACCACGCGGCGATCATTTTCGGCGGCGACGTTTTCGATGTCACAGGCGCGGGGGTGCTGGACCTCGGCATTCTCGACGAGGCGCTCATGCCGTATCGCCGCGCCTTTGATCAGGGGCGCGAGCGGCTCGGTGTCGAACTCACCATCAATGCTGCGGACACGGTGCAGGACTGCCGGGTTGACGCGAACGCAAAGCTTGCGCCTGCGGGAAAAGCGCTCTGTGCGCAGGCGCTGCGGGTGGGGCTGTTCCGGCCATATCCGGGGATGGTTCTCGATTATACAAGCGCAACCTACCGCCTGAGCATTCGCAGCCACACCGGCCAGCCGATCAAGGGCGAGGCGACCTTTAAGGTGTCCACAGCCTATCCGTTCGATGGACAGCCCGTGACCTTTGGCAGCTACGTAATCCCTCCCGAGAATGAGCGGCTAACGCTCGCCGATCTCCAATACCGATCGATGGAATACCCGCGCGATGCCTTGCAGAATGATATTGAGGCACAGGTGATTGTTGCGGTGACCTTTGATGAACAAGGCCGCGTTACGACCTGTCGTCCGGTTCGTTCCAGCAACACGGCGCGCATTGCCTATGATACGTGCCTTGCGGCGCGGCGCGGTTTCAGCCTGCGCAAGGCACCCGATGCGCGGCCCTATGTCTGGGTGACGCATTGGCGCCTCGCAGAGGACTAA
- the alaS gene encoding alanine--tRNA ligase, with product MTSTNEIRRSFLDYFSKAGHTATPSAPLVPYNDPTLMFVNAGMVPFKNVFTGLETPASPRAASSQKCVRAGGKHNDLDNVGYTARHHTFFEMLGNFSFGDYFKEQAIEHAWTLLTGEWGLPKDKLTVTVYHTDDEAHALWRKIAGLPDDRIIRISTSDNFWSMGDTGPCGPCSEIFYDHGDHIFGGPPGSPDEDGDRFVEIWNLVFMQYEQQADGTRRDLPKPSIDTGMGIERVAAVLQGVHDNYDTDTFKALIAASEALTGVTAQGEQAASHRVIADHLRSTSFLMADGVLPSNEGRGYVLRRIMRRAMRHAHLLGAAEPLMHRLVPALVTEMGQAYPELVRGQALISEVLEREEAQFRRTLDKGLKLLDEATGDLAEGGELDGEIAFRLYDTYGFPYDLTEDALRARGIGVDKDGFDTAMARQKAAARAAWKGSGDAASGEVWFDIAEREGASEFTGYAATSGEGRVVAIVKGGAEVASAGAGDAVVILTNQTPFYGESGGQTGDAGTMASLAGFKGTVTDTSKPLGRLHAHQVRIEAGEIAVGDTVEMKVDADRRDRIRANHSATHLVHAALRNRLGGHVTQKGSMVAEDRLRFDFSHPVALTPDDIAAVEAEVNAEIRANELVSTRLMTPDDAVAAGALALFGEKYGDEVRVLAMGRSGKEGHNYSVELCGGTHVRATGDIGVFRIVSESAVSSGVRRIEAMTGEGARQWLVSREEALKAAASVIRATPEEVPARLAALLDERKRLEKELAAAKKSLALGGGGASGGAIAADEAIAGVAFSGQVLDGLDPKELRPLLDAAKQRMGSGVAAIIAVNDGKASIAAAVTDDLTGRFSAVDLVRAGVEALGGKGGGGRPDMAQGGGPEGAKAADALAAVKAVMAG from the coding sequence ATGACATCGACGAACGAAATCCGCCGCTCCTTCCTCGACTATTTCAGCAAGGCTGGCCACACCGCCACGCCTTCGGCGCCGCTTGTGCCGTACAATGATCCGACGCTGATGTTCGTCAACGCCGGGATGGTGCCGTTCAAGAATGTCTTCACCGGGCTGGAAACCCCCGCATCCCCGCGCGCGGCCTCCTCGCAGAAATGCGTCCGTGCGGGCGGCAAGCACAATGATCTCGACAATGTCGGCTACACCGCGCGCCACCATACCTTCTTCGAAATGCTCGGAAATTTCTCGTTCGGCGACTATTTCAAAGAGCAGGCGATCGAACACGCATGGACCCTGCTCACCGGCGAATGGGGTCTGCCCAAGGACAAGCTGACCGTCACTGTCTACCACACCGATGATGAAGCCCACGCCCTGTGGCGCAAGATTGCGGGCCTGCCCGATGACCGCATCATCCGCATCTCCACCAGCGACAATTTCTGGTCGATGGGCGACACCGGCCCCTGCGGACCGTGCTCGGAAATCTTCTACGATCACGGCGACCACATCTTCGGCGGCCCTCCCGGCAGCCCCGATGAGGACGGTGACCGCTTCGTCGAGATCTGGAACCTCGTCTTCATGCAATATGAGCAGCAGGCCGACGGCACCCGCCGCGATCTGCCCAAGCCCTCGATTGACACCGGCATGGGCATCGAACGCGTCGCCGCCGTGCTTCAGGGCGTTCACGACAACTACGACACCGACACCTTCAAGGCGCTGATCGCCGCCAGCGAAGCACTCACCGGCGTCACCGCGCAGGGCGAACAGGCTGCCAGCCACCGCGTGATCGCCGATCACCTGCGCTCCACCAGCTTCCTGATGGCCGACGGTGTGCTCCCGTCCAACGAAGGTCGCGGCTATGTCCTGCGCCGCATCATGCGCCGCGCGATGCGCCATGCGCACCTTCTGGGCGCGGCCGAGCCCTTGATGCACCGCCTTGTCCCCGCGCTCGTCACCGAGATGGGCCAAGCCTATCCCGAGCTTGTCCGCGGTCAGGCGCTGATTTCCGAAGTGCTTGAGCGCGAGGAAGCCCAGTTCCGCCGCACGCTCGACAAGGGGCTCAAGCTGCTCGATGAAGCCACTGGTGACCTCGCCGAAGGCGGCGAACTCGATGGCGAGATCGCCTTCCGCCTCTATGACACCTACGGCTTCCCCTATGACCTCACCGAGGACGCCCTGCGCGCCCGCGGCATCGGGGTCGACAAGGACGGCTTCGACACCGCCATGGCGCGCCAGAAGGCCGCCGCCCGCGCCGCGTGGAAGGGCAGCGGTGATGCGGCTTCGGGCGAAGTCTGGTTCGACATCGCCGAACGCGAAGGCGCGAGCGAGTTCACCGGCTATGCCGCCACCAGCGGGGAAGGGCGAGTGGTCGCCATCGTCAAGGGCGGCGCCGAAGTCGCCAGCGCCGGGGCGGGTGACGCGGTCGTGATCCTCACCAACCAGACCCCGTTCTATGGCGAAAGCGGCGGCCAGACCGGCGATGCTGGGACTATGGCGAGCCTCGCAGGCTTCAAAGGCACGGTTACCGACACGTCCAAGCCCTTGGGCCGGCTCCACGCGCATCAGGTGCGGATTGAAGCGGGCGAGATCGCGGTTGGCGATACGGTCGAGATGAAGGTCGATGCCGACCGCCGTGACCGCATCCGTGCTAACCACTCGGCCACCCACCTCGTTCACGCTGCGCTCCGCAATCGTCTGGGCGGGCATGTGACGCAGAAGGGCAGCATGGTCGCCGAAGATCGCCTGCGGTTCGATTTCTCCCACCCCGTGGCGCTCACGCCCGACGATATCGCGGCGGTCGAAGCCGAAGTGAACGCCGAAATCCGCGCCAACGAGCTGGTCTCGACGCGGCTGATGACCCCGGATGACGCGGTCGCCGCTGGCGCGCTCGCGCTGTTCGGCGAAAAGTACGGCGACGAGGTGCGCGTGCTGGCGATGGGCCGGTCGGGCAAGGAAGGGCACAACTACTCGGTCGAATTGTGCGGCGGCACTCACGTGCGCGCGACCGGCGATATCGGCGTGTTCCGGATCGTGTCGGAAAGCGCGGTTTCATCGGGCGTCCGCCGGATCGAGGCGATGACTGGTGAAGGCGCGCGCCAGTGGCTGGTCAGCCGCGAAGAAGCGCTCAAGGCTGCGGCGAGTGTGATCCGCGCGACGCCGGAGGAGGTGCCTGCGCGCCTCGCGGCGCTGCTCGACGAACGCAAGCGGCTCGAAAAGGAACTGGCCGCGGCGAAGAAGTCGCTGGCTTTGGGCGGTGGCGGGGCAAGCGGCGGCGCGATTGCGGCGGACGAAGCGATCGCGGGCGTTGCCTTCAGCGGTCAGGTGCTCGACGGGCTCGACCCCAAGGAACTGCGCCCGCTGCTCGATGCGGCCAAGCAGCGCATGGGATCGGGCGTGGCGGCGATCATCGCGGTCAATGATGGCAAGGCAAGCATCGCGGCTGCCGTAACAGACGATCTCACCGGCCGGTTCAGCGCGGTCGATCTGGTGCGCGCGGGCGTGGAAGCGCTCGGCGGCAAGGGCGGCGGCGGCCGACCCGACATGGCGCAGGGCGGCGGGCCCGAAGGGGCCAAGGCGGCTGATGCGCTCGCGGCGGTGAAGGCAGTTATGGCGGGATGA
- the recA gene encoding recombinase RecA, translating to MATQLKLVEEDKKAVDRQKALEAALAQIDRAFGKGSAMKLGSKETMQVEAISTGSLGLDIALGIGGLPRGRVIEVYGPESSGKTTLALHVIAEAQKMGGTAAFVDAEHALDPVYAKKLGVDIDELIVSQPDTGEQALEIVDTLVRSNAIDVLVVDSVAALVPRAEIEGEMGDSHVGLQARLMSQSLRKLTGSISRSRCMVIFINQLRMKIGVMYGNPETTTGGNALKFYASVRLDIRRTGQIKDRDEITGNATRVKVVKNKVAPPFKQVEFDIMYGEGISKIGEIIDLGVKAGLVEKSGSWFSYDSIRIGQGRENAKTYLKEHPEVCDRLEAAIRSRTDQVAGEMMTGPDADSDD from the coding sequence ATGGCTACCCAATTGAAATTGGTGGAAGAGGACAAAAAAGCCGTGGATCGTCAAAAGGCTCTCGAAGCTGCGCTTGCACAGATTGACCGTGCCTTTGGCAAGGGTTCGGCGATGAAGCTGGGCTCGAAGGAGACGATGCAGGTCGAAGCGATTTCGACCGGATCGCTGGGTCTGGACATCGCACTCGGCATCGGCGGCCTGCCGCGCGGCCGGGTGATCGAAGTTTACGGCCCGGAAAGCTCGGGCAAGACCACGCTGGCACTCCACGTCATTGCCGAAGCGCAGAAGATGGGCGGCACCGCGGCTTTCGTGGACGCGGAACACGCGCTCGATCCGGTCTATGCCAAGAAGCTCGGCGTCGACATTGACGAGTTGATCGTTTCGCAGCCCGATACTGGCGAACAGGCGCTCGAAATCGTGGATACGCTGGTGCGTTCCAACGCGATCGATGTGCTGGTGGTTGATTCGGTCGCGGCGCTGGTGCCGCGCGCGGAAATCGAAGGCGAAATGGGCGATTCGCACGTCGGCCTTCAGGCGCGCTTGATGAGCCAGTCGCTGCGCAAGCTGACCGGCTCGATCAGCCGCTCGCGCTGCATGGTGATTTTCATCAACCAGCTGCGCATGAAGATCGGGGTGATGTACGGCAATCCGGAAACCACCACCGGCGGCAATGCACTGAAGTTCTACGCTTCGGTCCGGCTCGACATCCGCCGCACCGGGCAGATCAAGGACCGCGACGAGATTACCGGCAACGCAACCCGCGTGAAGGTGGTCAAGAACAAGGTCGCCCCGCCGTTCAAGCAGGTCGAATTCGACATCATGTACGGTGAAGGCATCTCCAAGATCGGTGAGATCATCGATCTCGGCGTGAAGGCGGGCCTGGTGGAAAAGTCGGGGAGCTGGTTCTCCTATGACAGCATCCGCATCGGTCAGGGCCGTGAAAACGCCAAGACCTATCTCAAGGAGCATCCTGAAGTTTGCGACCGGTTGGAAGCTGCGATCCGCAGCCGCACCGATCAGGTCGCCGGGGAAATGATGACAGGGCCGGACGCGGACTCTGACGACTGA
- a CDS encoding DUF4139 domain-containing protein: MIDRAFSAMCSVSAAALLAAGAAAQTSDDSARSESAQGEVALTIYNNNIALVQDVRQLAIAQGRTRVEFPDVSAQIQPQTLSFAAANTTIIEQNFDYDLLTPTKLMEKAVGQSVTLLRTNPATGAETRERATVLSVAGGTVLKIGERIEVLRDDGLPVRVIFDRVPPNLRARPTLSVNLDSTRAGTRPVALRYLTNGLGWSADYVALYNEKGGTIDMQGWVTLTNQTGTTFHMADTVLVAGAPASAGDASSGGGRSFGDRGMTRAGTEAASRERLGDFYLYPISARTTVANAQTKQVSFLDVQGVAARKIYSHSVYWQQNDEQPDNVESRIAFSTSRDQGLGDALPAGTVRFYQRDSEGTPQFIGEKAISHTPMGSDLSLVTGEAFDITVKSEVEKRETITADEWEKSARYRVVEDGKVVQEVTLERPKTYYRTTMRYTLTNAKAEAVEVQLTQTGLNRNWWSDDFRITSEDIKGEQLNNDQRRFIVPIPAEGERVIRVTYETRY, encoded by the coding sequence ATGATTGACCGGGCATTCAGCGCTATGTGCAGCGTATCGGCAGCGGCTTTGCTGGCGGCAGGCGCTGCGGCGCAGACATCGGACGACAGCGCCCGCTCCGAATCGGCGCAGGGCGAGGTTGCGCTCACGATCTACAACAACAACATCGCGCTGGTGCAGGACGTGCGCCAGCTCGCCATTGCCCAAGGCAGGACCCGGGTCGAATTCCCCGACGTCTCGGCCCAGATTCAGCCCCAGACGCTGAGCTTTGCTGCCGCGAACACCACGATCATCGAACAGAACTTCGATTACGACCTGCTCACCCCGACCAAACTGATGGAGAAAGCCGTCGGTCAAAGCGTCACGCTTCTTCGCACCAACCCCGCCACCGGCGCCGAAACCCGCGAGCGCGCGACGGTGCTCTCGGTCGCGGGCGGCACCGTGCTGAAGATTGGGGAGCGGATCGAGGTGCTGCGGGATGATGGCCTGCCGGTGCGCGTGATCTTTGACCGCGTCCCGCCCAATCTGCGCGCGCGCCCTACGCTCTCGGTCAATCTTGACAGCACCCGCGCTGGCACGCGGCCTGTGGCGCTGCGCTATCTCACCAACGGCCTTGGCTGGAGCGCGGATTATGTCGCGCTCTACAACGAGAAGGGCGGCACCATCGACATGCAGGGTTGGGTGACGCTGACCAACCAGACCGGCACCACCTTCCACATGGCGGATACCGTCCTGGTCGCAGGCGCCCCGGCGAGTGCGGGGGATGCAAGCTCGGGCGGCGGGCGCAGCTTCGGCGATCGCGGCATGACCCGCGCCGGCACCGAAGCGGCCAGCCGCGAGCGCTTGGGCGATTTCTACCTCTACCCGATTTCCGCGCGCACCACGGTCGCCAATGCGCAGACCAAGCAGGTGAGCTTCCTCGACGTGCAGGGCGTCGCCGCGCGCAAGATCTATTCGCACAGCGTCTATTGGCAGCAGAATGACGAGCAGCCTGACAACGTCGAAAGCCGCATCGCCTTTTCGACTTCGCGCGATCAGGGCCTCGGCGATGCGCTTCCGGCCGGGACGGTGCGCTTCTACCAGCGCGACAGCGAAGGCACGCCGCAGTTCATCGGCGAAAAAGCGATCTCCCACACCCCGATGGGCAGCGATCTTTCATTGGTGACGGGTGAGGCCTTCGACATCACGGTCAAGTCCGAAGTCGAAAAGCGTGAGACCATCACCGCCGACGAATGGGAAAAGAGCGCGCGTTACCGCGTGGTCGAAGATGGCAAGGTCGTGCAGGAAGTCACGCTGGAGCGGCCGAAGACCTACTACCGCACCACGATGCGCTACACCCTCACCAACGCGAAGGCGGAAGCCGTGGAGGTGCAGCTCACCCAGACCGGCCTCAACCGCAACTGGTGGTCGGATGATTTCCGCATTACGTCCGAGGACATCAAGGGCGAACAGCTCAACAATGACCAACGGCGCTTCATCGTCCCCATCCCCGCCGAGGGTGAACGGGTGATCCGCGTCACCTACGAAACCCGCTACTAG